The genomic stretch TTTGACCAATGCCGTCACTGAGACGCGGCTTGCGGAAAAGAAATTTTATACACTTTATGCGGCGCTTATCCGAAAAAGTCATGAACATGCGAAGATATAAAGGATGAATGCGTTTATAACAGCGATTTCTGTCTTTCTGCCCGGTGAGCCAGTGGGAAATGATGCCCTGGACGAGTATCTGGGAAAGACAGACAGAATATCAGCCAGAACCCGACAGATGATCCTTGCTGGCAACGGTATTCAAACCAGATATTATGGCATTGATCCGGCAACAGGAAAAACCAGTTTTACCAATGCCTGCATGGCAGCAGAGGCTGTGCGTGGTTTAGGGCTTAAGGATAACGAACAACGACTGGAGTGCCTTTGCTGCGGCACTTCTTCAGCGGATCAACTTCTTCCCGGCCATGCCTCAATGGTGCATGGTGAGCTGGGAGGTGAATCCTGTGAGGTTATCTCTACCAATGGAATTTGCCTCAGTGGTATTACTGCGATGAAGCATGCTGTCATGTCAGTAGCTCTTGGAATGACGAAGAATGCAGTTGCTACGGGTTCCGAGCTGGCCTCTACCTTTATGCGGCAGGATTTTTTTACTGCCACGTCTGGGAAAAAGAAAAAAGAGGAAGCAGGAGCACATCATTCAGCCTTTTCTTTTGAGGCTGAGTTTCTTCGTTGGATGCTTTCTGATGGAGCAGGGGCTATGCTCATCGAACCCAAACCAGTCCCTGATAAACTGAATCTTCAAGTCAACTGGATCAAGCTCACTTCGCATGCTCATCAGCTGGAGACCTGTATGTACGCCGGTGCGCTTAAACAGGAGGACGGGAGTCTTGTAGGCTGGCGTGATTGCCTCCGGGCAGGTCATCAGGAAGGCGTTTTTACCGTCAAACAGGATGCCCGGCTACTGAATAGTGAAATTATTAGAATTATAGTTGAGGAAAGTCTTCCGTTGGTGCTTGAACAATACGCTCTCAAACCGGAAAATATTGACTGGTTCCTACCTCACTACTCTTCGGAGTTTTTTCGAAAGCCGCTTATGGAGAAGTTTCGCGAAACAGGTTTTCCTTTACCAGAGGAAAAATGGTTTACCAATCTTCGCACCAAGGGTAATACCGGATCAGCCTCATTTTATATTATGTTGGAGGAACTCTTTTCTTCTGGAAAATTACGGAAAGGGGATCGTATTTTAGGGATGATCCCAGAGAGCGGTAGGTTCTCTGTGGGTTGGATGTTGCTGACAGTGGTGTGAGATGCTCTGCTACAGAGCACATACGATAATAAAATCTGTCGTAGGTAAAGAATACCCATCTCTAAGAAAAAGCAAAGCAGGTGTTTCAATTTCACGAGGAAAGAAACTTACTCTTTCCCTCTTTATCCTATTGGAAAAAGAGATATTTTTTATATCGAACCCGACCTCGCTCAATGTTTGGTATCGTTTTTGCAGGATAAATATTTGAGGTCTCAAAGAGCCAGGAAAATTTTTATGGCGTAACGGAAAATTTATTGTGTTCTGACAAGTGGAACAGTGAGGTAAAGGGAGTTTTATTGTAGCCTGACAGAGGCTTGTCTTTTTTTCTTAGCAAGATGAAGACCTTTATCAAAAAAACCGAGGCATGAACCAGAACCAGTTGTGAAACCAGATAGGATGCATGACGGCGTTTTTATGCTTTCAGATGCAAAGAAACGTTTTCTGAAAAAAATAGGTATGTTTCTTCGCGCCTGCTTATCGCGGTGTCGTCTTCTTCATGCCAAGGAAGTTTGCTGCTCAGCAGGTTCCTATACAATAGTTGCGCCAGTGAGTATGGTCAGAGTTGGGGGGCATCATCATTCGCAACGGGTGCATATTTTAGTTTACGGCAGA from Candidatus Electrothrix communis encodes the following:
- a CDS encoding beta-ketoacyl-ACP synthase III, whose protein sequence is MNAFITAISVFLPGEPVGNDALDEYLGKTDRISARTRQMILAGNGIQTRYYGIDPATGKTSFTNACMAAEAVRGLGLKDNEQRLECLCCGTSSADQLLPGHASMVHGELGGESCEVISTNGICLSGITAMKHAVMSVALGMTKNAVATGSELASTFMRQDFFTATSGKKKKEEAGAHHSAFSFEAEFLRWMLSDGAGAMLIEPKPVPDKLNLQVNWIKLTSHAHQLETCMYAGALKQEDGSLVGWRDCLRAGHQEGVFTVKQDARLLNSEIIRIIVEESLPLVLEQYALKPENIDWFLPHYSSEFFRKPLMEKFRETGFPLPEEKWFTNLRTKGNTGSASFYIMLEELFSSGKLRKGDRILGMIPESGRFSVGWMLLTVV